In the Phaeobacter piscinae genome, TTGGCCGGCAGTCTTTCAAGTGGAATTTCATAATTGGCTGCCAACTCCTGCAGCATTCGCGAGCCAAACCGCCAAGGTCCGCGGTACATGCCGTCCTTTGGTCCGCCCACAGCCATGTTCGGGTTGCGCTCCGCCAGCCTGCCACCCTGCCATTCCGGCCGCACCGCCATCGGCGCCAGACAGGCCCATCCTTCAGGCGCAGACATCCGGCTCAGCGCAAAATAGCCACCGATCTTTCCATCCCAGGGCTTACGAGACTCAAAAATCATGTCCCCATCGGCCCGCAACTGCCGCACGAGCCGCGCTTCGGCATCAGTCGGGAATGCCGACTTCAGCAACCTATCCACTTCTTCAT is a window encoding:
- a CDS encoding GNAT family N-acetyltransferase, encoding MVVGPDFSTSVNEEHYEEVDRLLKSAFPTDAEARLVRQLRADGDMIFESRKPWDGKIGGYFALSRMSAPEGWACLAPMAVRPEWQGGRLAERNPNMAVGGPKDGMYRGPWRFGSRMLQELAANYEIPLERLPANVPKTIVVLGKPSFYGRYGFSWQRAQKLKSPYPLASTLILRRGDDVPEAELVYPRAFSDL